The following coding sequences are from one Clostridiisalibacter paucivorans DSM 22131 window:
- a CDS encoding helix-turn-helix transcriptional regulator, producing MSHIGNVIKVHRNKLGMSRKDLSDNICSQKYIYLIEKGERTPSVNMLTMISDRLGIDLFDYYQYLDCINPIKVYEVLKKFRICQRESDFDTLKNIVDEAKKLPDFYHKPWIYELEVNRLAYMVFKEEKYEEVINSINHILQKTDKKYLNNIYGSNLYSLLSTCYQIIGDLVNAEYAVLLAYDIVRNKYKIEKYSHYIVTVRLNLITLYYLSGKLDKAIYEGNELVQYQNRINSYGRISIAYSFLAFSYYKIGDYDNAFSYFEKVLYLLLIKYKPTDAYYIVMQDMFNIMAKDDRINWEIIYKFKEKYDLN from the coding sequence ATGAGTCATATAGGTAATGTTATTAAAGTGCATCGGAACAAGTTAGGAATGAGTCGTAAAGATTTATCAGATAATATTTGCTCACAAAAGTATATTTACTTGATTGAAAAAGGTGAACGCACACCATCAGTAAATATGTTAACAATGATTAGTGACCGACTAGGAATAGACTTATTTGATTATTACCAATATCTTGATTGTATCAATCCTATAAAAGTATATGAAGTATTAAAAAAATTTAGGATATGTCAAAGGGAATCTGATTTTGATACACTAAAGAATATTGTAGATGAAGCAAAAAAATTACCAGATTTCTATCATAAACCATGGATTTATGAATTGGAAGTAAATAGATTGGCATACATGGTTTTTAAGGAAGAAAAGTATGAAGAAGTAATAAATTCCATTAATCACATATTGCAAAAAACTGATAAAAAGTATTTAAATAATATTTATGGCTCAAATTTATATTCATTGCTATCAACATGCTATCAGATTATAGGTGATTTAGTAAATGCTGAGTATGCTGTATTATTAGCATATGATATAGTTCGTAATAAGTATAAAATTGAAAAATACAGTCATTATATTGTTACAGTTAGACTTAATTTGATAACATTATATTATTTGTCAGGGAAGTTAGATAAGGCAATTTATGAAGGAAATGAACTTGTACAGTATCAAAATAGAATTAACTCATATGGTAGAATTAGTATTGCATATAGTTTTTTAGCATTTTCTTATTATAAAATTGGGGATTATGATAATGCATTTTCGTACTTTGAAAAAGTATTATATTTGTTGCTGATTAAATATAAACCAACGGATGCTTACTATATTGTAATGCAAGATATGTTTAATATAATGGCTAAGGATGATAGAATAAATTGGGAAATTATTTATAAATTTAAGGAAAAATATGATTTGAATTAA
- a CDS encoding DUF421 domain-containing protein, producing the protein MKLFLEIIIQTFLAFFTILFITRILGRQQVAQLTFFEYINGITFGSIAATLATDMNQNTYQHFVGLLLFGVLTGLVSYISLKKREFRKVVEGEPVLVIQDGKILENNLKKVRYSIDELSLLLRDKDVFNPEYVKYGLLEINGKLNVIKKAEKRSVTCEDLGISSNSESIPTEVIIGGQIIYENLRERKLTGKDLMNMLKPFKVNRIDEIYYSTIDENNNIYVDKYDDKIKYQIDISEDNRNI; encoded by the coding sequence ATGAAATTGTTTCTAGAAATTATTATACAAACATTTTTAGCATTCTTTACTATTTTATTTATAACTCGTATTTTAGGTAGGCAACAAGTAGCTCAACTTACTTTTTTTGAATATATTAATGGAATAACATTTGGATCAATTGCAGCTACCCTTGCTACAGATATGAATCAAAATACATATCAACATTTTGTAGGATTGCTATTATTTGGAGTTTTAACTGGTTTAGTTTCATATATATCTCTAAAAAAAAGAGAATTCAGAAAAGTAGTTGAAGGAGAACCTGTATTGGTGATTCAAGATGGAAAAATACTTGAAAATAATTTAAAAAAGGTACGATATAGTATAGATGAATTGAGCCTTCTATTGAGAGATAAAGATGTTTTTAACCCAGAATATGTAAAATATGGATTATTAGAAATTAATGGGAAATTAAATGTCATAAAAAAAGCGGAAAAGAGGTCTGTTACTTGCGAAGACCTAGGTATTTCAAGTAATAGCGAATCAATTCCAACAGAAGTAATAATTGGAGGACAGATTATTTATGAAAATCTTAGAGAAAGGAAACTTACTGGAAAAGATTTGATGAATATGTTGAAACCATTTAAGGTCAATCGTATTGATGAAATATATTATTCCACAATTGATGAAAATAATAATATATATGTTGATAAATACGATGATAAGATTAAATATCAAATTGATATTAGTGAAGATAATAGAAATATCTAA
- a CDS encoding YdcF family protein — MKKIIFRLLIVLVLMVLASFLIIEGLIIVDGNEKTTEEVDYVIVLGARLYGSEPSPALLERLKVTKDYLSKNKNVRVIVSGGQGPDEDIPEANAMEKYLINNGINKNRIIIEDKSTSTFENLKFSLEKIRLLDDKENVKILIATNKYHIFRAKFLAKRLGMTPYGLPAKTPPSSIIQQYIREYFAVIKSLFFDKD; from the coding sequence ATGAAAAAAATAATATTTAGATTACTAATTGTTTTAGTATTGATGGTATTGGCGTCTTTTTTAATTATTGAAGGACTAATAATTGTTGATGGAAATGAAAAAACAACAGAAGAAGTTGATTATGTTATAGTACTAGGCGCTAGACTTTATGGGTCAGAACCTTCACCTGCCTTATTAGAAAGACTTAAAGTTACTAAAGATTATTTAAGTAAGAATAAGAATGTTAGAGTAATAGTATCGGGGGGACAAGGACCAGATGAAGACATACCAGAAGCAAATGCAATGGAAAAATATTTAATTAATAATGGAATAAATAAAAATAGGATAATTATTGAAGATAAATCTACTTCTACTTTTGAAAACTTGAAATTTAGTTTAGAAAAAATAAGGCTATTGGATGATAAAGAAAATGTAAAAATTTTGATTGCCACTAATAAGTATCATATATTTAGGGCAAAGTTTTTAGCTAAAAGACTAGGTATGACACCTTATGGATTGCCTGCTAAAACTCCACCATCTAGTATTATTCAGCAATATATACGAGAGTATTTTGCTGTCATAAAATCATTGTTTTTTGATAAAGATTGA